Proteins from a single region of Palaemon carinicauda isolate YSFRI2023 chromosome 1, ASM3689809v2, whole genome shotgun sequence:
- the LOC137646272 gene encoding uncharacterized protein: MMMIPSNQVEDHLSDPVVMQHLLKYEEFFYSVMEGTIGPMAQFWGTYVFLVNRVHRELQRCVKTNDVDGYIDVFPVILDVFFSLNRPNYARWGTLFLHKLTSSHPQLREILQKGAFSIRRTKKNYSRSAVDLSLEQTVNRDAASSMKGIVAFRNSENARRRWSMTMTQRAMAVLELRTFAGLEVGESATAQCRSYRIRKDNKQMQALSEKIDEFCNPFSPEAPDTMGNLATGRAATKETEKYLLGTLQRGQVARQQFEREWHKDSARFLKSVKRIRVNNFASENEKKKKGTTPATETAKRVESLRDFFIRIIIVVAENTNFDLRHVLRYPITSYPLSLAHADGALLKSRKHTLLNRLEEFQKDTPIPTEVHQGICVRIYDGGLLIHSVLSVMNVGTSYGAIARTILSTVCTGGGDEIHVCLDKYVENSVKVSERKLRGAEDSVYTITGPNQTMRHKGAKLLKNGMFKNELGKFLLKEWGENHYWNILNGKTLYASYGGECFQYTPNDFQEISVASPAHLQANHEEADTLIAFHLENTSGSKVLVRASDTDVLIILIGILGNQDPEVRSSKNVFMDCGSGNSRRYINVTNIVEVLEERKSGLPKALAGYHAFTGCDFTSAFYRKGKVKPLEILEKEPTGSFLQLFSNMGEVDGEVDIDVASEFVCKMYGQNKERDVDEARYRKIMQMSGTVDKENPLLHIKKVDCALLPPTRRTLEKKLLRAHYVTVLWRHANTKSPDQGLCAIDYGWAIDGDLLQPTWFDGPAVPDSLFANDSDKDQEILSQSEETVMETDNLDELSDYDQCEDEPWSEDSDSDTEEMD, translated from the exons atgatgatgattccatcAAATCAAGTTGAAGACCATCTCTCTGATCCAGTTGTTATGCAGcaccttctgaaatatgaagaattCTTCTATTCTGTCATGGAGGGAACCATTGGCCCAATGGCTCAGTTCTGGGGAACATATGTATTCCTGGTAAACAGGGTACACCGCGAGCTACAGCGTTGTGTTAAAACAAATGATGTAGATGGATACATAGATGTTTTCCCAGTCATACTGGATGTCTTCTTCTCTTTAAATCGTCCAAATTACGCCAGATGGGGAACACTGTTTCTACACAAGCTGACATCTTCCCACCCTCAACTCAGAGAAATACTTCAGAAGGGGGCTTTTTCAATACGGCGAACAAAGAAGAACTACTCCAGGTCGGCAGTTGATCTCTCACTTGAACAGACAGTAAATCGGGATGCAGCGTCCAGTATGAAAGGGATTGTAGCCTTCAGAAATTCTGAAAATGCCAGACGAAGATGGTCCATGACCATGACCCAGAGAGCCATGGCCGTACTGGAGCTGAGAACTTTTGCTGGACTTGAAGTGGGAGAGAGTGCCACAGCACAGTGCCGTTCATACAGAATAAGAAAAGACAACAAGCAAATGCAGGCTCTAAGTGAGAAAATAGACGAATTCTGCAATCCCTTCAGTCCTGAAGCTCCAGACACAATGGGGAACCTTGCAACTGGGCGGGCGGCAACAAAAGAAACTGAGAAGTATCTCCTCGGAACATTGCAAAGGGGGCAGGTAGCAAGACAACAATTCGAAAGAGAGTGGCACAAGGACTCGGCAAGATTTCTGAAGTCAGTAAAAAGGATAAGGGTGAATAACTTCGCATCTGaaaacgaaaagaagaaaaaagggacgACTCCTGCTACAGAAACTGCAAAGAGGGTTGAAAGTCTGAGGGactttttcataagaatcatcatTGTTGTGGCCGAAAATACCAACTTCGATCTCAGGCACGTTCTCAGGTACCCAATCACGTCATATCCTCTTTCCCTGGCACATGCTGATGGAGCACTCTTGAAGAGCAGGAAGCATACATTACTGAATAGGCTGGAAGAGTTCCAGAAAGACACACCAATCCCAACAGAGGTACATCAAGGTATTTGTGTTCGGATATATGATGGAGGCCTGCTTATTCATTCTGTCTTGTCAGTTATGAATGTTGGAACATCGTATGGAGCTATTGCCCGAACCATCCTATCTACAGTATGCACTGGTGGAGGGGATGAAATCCATGTCTGCCTTGATAAGTACGTCGAAAATTCAGTCAAGGTCAGTGAGAGAAAATTGCGTGGTGCAGAAGATTCTGTTTACACAATCACTGGACCTAACCAAACAATGAGACACAAAGGAGCAAAACTTCTCAAGAATGGAATGTTCAAAAACGAACTTGGAAAATTTCTGCTAAAGGAATGGGGGGAAAATCACTATTGGAACATCCTAAATGGAAAAACACTGTATGCCTCTTATGGCGGTGAATGTTTCCAATATACGCCAAATGACTTCCAGGAGATCTCAGTGGCCAGCCCAGCTCACCTCCAGGCCAACCACGAGGAGGCAGATACCCTTATAGCATTCCATCTGGAAAATACCTCGGGAAGCAAGGTCCTTGTACGAGCATCCGATACAGATGTTCTCATTATACTTATTGGTATACTTGGAAATCAAGACCCAGAAGTGAGGTCCTCCAAAAATGTCTTCATGGACTGTGGCAGCGGAAACAGCAGGCGATACATTAATGTCACCAATATTGTAGAGGTCCTTGAGGAGCGAAAATCAGGACTCCCAAAAGCACTGGCGGGGTACCACGCATTCACTGGATGTGACTTCACATCAGCCTTTTACAG GAAAGGCAAAGTCAAACCTCTGGAAATACTTGAGAAGGAACCAACTGGAAGCTTTCTCCAGTTGTTCTCCAACATGGGTGAAGTTGACGGTGAAGTTGACATAGACGTGGCATCCGAGTTTGTTTGCAAGATGTATGGCCAAAACAAAGAACGTGATGTAGATGAAGCACGTTATAGAAAAATTATGCAGATGTCGGGCACAGTAGATAAG GAAAACCCACTTCTTCATATCAAAAAGGTTGACTGCGCATTGTTGCCCCCAACACGTCGGACACTTGAGAAAAAACTACTGAGGGCACACTACGTGACAGTTTTGTGGCGTCATGCCAACACAAAATCACCTGATCAAGGCCTATGCGCCATTGATTATGGTTGGGCAATAGATGGTGACTTGTTGCAGCCAACCTGGTTTGACGGACCAGCCGTTCCTGATTCTTTATTTGCTAATGACAGTGACAAAGATCAGGAAATTCTTAGTCAATCAGAGGAAACAGTGATGGAAACTGATAACCTTGATGAACTGAGTGACTATGACCAGTGTGAGGATGAGCCATGGAGTGAGGACTCAGATTCTGATACTGAAGAGATGGATTAG